In Silene latifolia isolate original U9 population chromosome X, ASM4854445v1, whole genome shotgun sequence, the following proteins share a genomic window:
- the LOC141618215 gene encoding protein FAR1-RELATED SEQUENCE 5-like yields the protein MSTSDATTSSSTNNSFKTPRIRIKTLNALQYIPFCPEEKKPKVGQVFETLESAELFYKEYCTIGGFTPRLTTTKRIKGNELPNSFALRNVVCNRQGVKKSRKRKRTDTDTTENDAESDVIDVSRVRPITRIDSRALVQFKYQENGTYIVTRFDEAHNHPLASPESTIFLKGNRKMTEGHKTYIGNFDAQMFVENLIGRKDTCSSFYFDFIVDENKCLAGVFWADSIYIKNYMLFGEVLSADATYGTNKYDMVFVPFTGVDHHKRCITFGARLIGDESIECYTWLFKTFLEAMGGYQPRIIITDQDKSMKSVVPEVFKESTHRLCMWHIMKKLREKVSYQLFQDEDFKTRLNRCVWNNQLEPDEFEEQWGKIMIDYQLVEHEWFSDLYDLREQWIPAYFKDVFMSGLMRVTSRSESENSFFDRFLTPHLTLVEFWVCYESALEAQRHKQSKLNSDNKHSEIPRKTKSNLEVHASEMYSHNIIKDFQIELVAALSDCHFKDVEKIDETKIYILTDLQMPNKSWNVAYSPDNMEITCSYFMFQRMGLLCRHCLWILHNQDFQKIPEQCIMQRWTKATMSKPVFDNDGKLIDVSQKFSDRKSFEY from the exons ATGAGTACAAGTGATGCAACAACGTCTTCTTCTACAAATAACAGCTTTAAAACACCAAGAATAAGAATTAAAACATTAAATGCACTCCAGTACATTCCATTTTGTCCAGAGGAAAAGAAACCTAAAGTAGGACAAGTATTCGAAACACTGGAATCAGCAGAGTTATTCTACAAAGAATATTGTACAATCGGTGGGTTTACGCCAAGACTTACAACAACAAAAAGGATTAAAGGCAATGAGTTaccaaacagttttgcattaaggaatGTTGTCTGCAATAGGCAAGGTGTAAAGAAAAGTAGGAAAAGGAAGAGGACTGATACTGATACTACTGAGAATGATGCAGAATCTGATGTGATAGACGTAAGCCGTGTGAGGCCGATTACAAGAATTGACAGTCGTGCATTAGTGCAGTTTAAATACCAAGAAAATGGAACTTATATTGTTACCAGATTCGATGAAGCGCATAACCATCCACTTGCTTCGCCTGAATCTACAATATTCTTGAAAGGAAACCGAAAAATGACAGAG GGACATAAAACCTACATTGGTAATTTTGATGCGCAAATGTTTGTTGAAAATCTTATTGGGAGAAAAGACACATGCagttcattttactttgattttatagTAGATGAAAACAAGTGCCTGGCTGGAGTGTTTTGGGCAGATTCGATCTACATAAAGAACTACATGCTGTTCGGTGAGGTGTTATCAGCAGATGCTACATATggaacaaacaagtacgatatggtgTTTGTGCCTTTCACAGGAGTTGATCACCACAAAAGGTGCATAACCTTTGGAGCTAGGTTGATAGGTGATGAAAGTATTGAGTGTTACACATGGCTGTTCAAGACATTTTTGGAAGCAATGGGCGGGTACCAGCCGAGAATTATAATTACTGATCAGGACAAATCAATGAAGTCGGTAGTCCCGGAAGTGTTTAAGGAGTCAACACACAGACTGTGCATGTGGCACATAATGAAGAAACTAAGAGAAAAAGTCAGTTATCAACTGTTTCAAGATGAGGATTTTAAGACGAGGCTCAAtaggtgtgtttggaacaaccaacTTGAGCCTGATGAATTCGAAGAACAATGGGGGAAGATAATGATTGATTATCAACTTGTAGAACACGAGTGGTTTTCAGATTTGTACGATCTCAGGGAACAGTGGATCCCTGCCTATTTTAAAGATGTTTTCATGTCTGGTTTGATGAGGGTTACTTCTAGGTCTGAGAGTGAAAACAGTTTCTTTGACAGGTTCCTCACACCTCATTTGACCCTTGTTGAGTTTTGGGTGTGCTATGAGAGTGCCTTGGAAGCACAAAGACACAAGCAGTCCAAGTTGAACAGTGACAACAAACACTCTGAAATCCCACGGAAAACAAAGTCAAACCTTGAAGTCCATGCTTCTGAAATGTACTCGCATAACATTATCAAAGACTTCCAAATAGAATTGGTTGCAGCTTTGTCTGATTGCCATTTTAAAGATGTggagaagattgatgagacaaaaatatatattctaacAGACTTGCAGATGCCAAATAAGTCATGGAACGTAGCATATTCACCAGATAACATGGAGATTACTTGTTCCTATTTTATGTTTCAGAGAATGGGCTTGTTGTGCAGGCACTGCCTTTGGATTCTACACAACCAAGATTTTCAGAAAATACCAGAACAGTGCATAATGCAAAGATGGACAAAAGCTACAATGAGTAAGCCTGTCTTTGATAATGATGGCAAACTGATAGATGTCTCTCAAAAGTTTTCTGACCGGAAAAGTTTTGAGTACTAA